One segment of Hippopotamus amphibius kiboko isolate mHipAmp2 chromosome 2, mHipAmp2.hap2, whole genome shotgun sequence DNA contains the following:
- the LOC130846099 gene encoding interferon beta-2-like, with product MTNRYILQIALLLCVSTTALSTSYSLLGDQQKRSNLACQNLLLQLPGAPQDCLEDRMNFEVPEEIKEPQKFRKEDAILVIYEMLQQILGIFRRNVSRTGWTEPIIKNLLAELCGQRDRLEPILEEIMEKENFTRGYMTVLYLKKYYLQIVQYLKSKEYSSCAWTQVRVEILKNFSFLNSLTGHLQN from the coding sequence atgaccaacaggtacatccTCCAAATCGCTCTCCTGCTGTGTGTCTCCACCACAGCTCTTTCCACGAGCTACAGCTTGCTTGGAGACCAACAAAAGCGCAGCAATTTGGCCTGTCAGAACCTCCTGCTGCAGCTACCTGGAGCTCCTCAAGATTGCCTCGAGGACAGGATGAACTTCGAGGTCCCTGAGGAGATTAAGGAACCACAGAAGTTCCGGAAGGAAGACGCCATATTGGTCATCTATGAGATGCTCCAGCAGATCTTAGGGATTTTCAGAAGAAATGTCTCGCGCACTGGCTGGACTGAGCCCATTATTAAGAACCTCCTTGCGGAACTCTGTGGGCAGAGAGATCGTCTGGAGCCAATCCTGGAGGAAATCATGGAGAAGGAAAACTTCACCAGGGGATACATGACTGTTCTTTACCTGAAGAAGTACTACTTGCAGATCGTGCAGTACTTGAAGTCCAAGGAGTACAGCAGCTGTGCCTGGACTCAAGTGCGAGTGGAGAtcctcaagaacttttccttcctTAACAGCCTTACAGGCCACCTCCAGAACTGA
- the LOC130846100 gene encoding interferon alpha-H-like, which yields MARLSVLLAAVMLGCTPACCLGCSLPWIHCQQNKGIVTRWKQMQRSRIPSCLKDRADFKFPWKRETIAPIPTTQGPCYHYLMFQQILRLFTTGDSRAAWDNTLLDKLLSSLDQSLKQLEQMQEDCLDCADLGLLARKYFHAIHLYLEDREYSPCAWEALRVEIINVFPSWKNPQRKVHK from the coding sequence ATGGCCCGGCTCTCTGTGCTCCTGGCAGCGGTGATGCTGGGCTGCACCCCTGCTTGCTGTCTTGGCTGCAGCTTGCCTTGGATCCACTGCCAGCAAAACAAGGGAATCGTCACACGTTGGAAACAGATGCAGAGGAGCCGCATTCCGTCGTGCCTAAAGGACAGAGCCGACTTCAAATTTCCTTGGAAAAGAGAGACTATCGCCCCAATCCCGACGACCCAAGGCCCCTGTTACCACTATCTGATGTTCCAGCAGATCCTGCGACTCTTCACCACGGGGGACAGCCGTGCTGCCTGGGACAACACCCTCCTCGATAAACTACTCTCCAGCCTTGATCAGAGCCTGAAACAACTGGAGCAGATGCAAGAAGACTGTCTGGATTGTGCCGATTTGGGACTTCTTGCCCGGAAGTATTTCCACGCAATCCATCTCTACCTGGAGGACAGGGAATACAGCCCCTGTGCCTGGGAAGCTCTCAGAGTggaaattataaatgtttttccCTCATGGAAGAATCCTCAACGAAAAGTCCACAAATAA